The Sphaerospermopsis torques-reginae ITEP-024 genome has a window encoding:
- a CDS encoding peptidase C15, translated as MHKKILLTSFDTWLSEQQSNSSDDLLLELAKMADISHDLTFLRLLPVDVVLASSRVIAKINELKPNYVICCGMAASRQNLSVEVVASSESIQTTDISFRDGGENFGITTLQTIVNVEQLIAETAAVEISYDCGKFVCEGLYYSVLDYLNQSQLPIPCIFVHVPILHQENLLDILADFVLIMNNLVIFESRE; from the coding sequence ATGCACAAAAAAATATTATTAACTTCTTTTGACACTTGGCTGAGTGAACAACAGTCAAATTCTTCTGATGACTTGTTACTCGAACTAGCCAAAATGGCTGATATCTCTCATGACTTAACTTTTTTGCGACTACTTCCTGTAGATGTTGTCCTTGCCAGTTCTCGCGTCATTGCCAAAATCAATGAACTCAAACCAAATTATGTTATCTGTTGTGGTATGGCTGCTAGTCGGCAAAATTTAAGTGTGGAAGTTGTTGCTAGTAGCGAGTCTATACAGACTACTGATATTTCATTTAGAGATGGTGGGGAAAATTTTGGGATAACAACTTTGCAAACAATTGTTAATGTTGAACAATTAATAGCTGAGACAGCGGCAGTTGAGATTAGTTACGACTGTGGTAAATTTGTGTGCGAAGGTCTTTATTATTCAGTGTTGGACTACTTGAATCAATCTCAACTACCCATTCCTTGTATTTTTGTCCATGTTCCGATTTTGCATCAAGAAAATTTGCTAGACATTCTTGCTGATTTTGTTTTAATCATGAATAATTTGGTTATTTTTGAATCAAGGGAATAG
- the hisH gene encoding imidazole glycerol phosphate synthase subunit HisH, whose translation MPVIAVVDYDMGNLHSVCKGLEKAGAIPKVTYSAKELEQADAIVLPGVGAFDPAMQHLRSRGLEQPIKDVIASGKPFLGICLGLQILFESSAEGTQPGLGIVRGKVRRFRPEPGIAIPHMGWNQLQLTQPRSILWEHLPHQPWVYFVHSYYVEPTEPQIRAATVTHGSQTVTAAIAHENLMAVQFHPEKSSNIGLQVLSNFVAQVREKIPA comes from the coding sequence ATGCCAGTCATTGCGGTCGTAGATTATGATATGGGAAATTTGCACTCAGTCTGTAAAGGTTTAGAAAAAGCTGGTGCAATTCCTAAAGTAACTTATTCTGCCAAGGAGTTAGAACAAGCAGATGCGATAGTTTTGCCAGGGGTGGGAGCTTTTGATCCTGCCATGCAACATTTACGTTCCCGTGGTTTGGAACAACCAATAAAAGATGTGATCGCATCTGGTAAACCGTTCTTAGGTATTTGTCTAGGACTGCAAATTTTATTTGAATCTAGCGCCGAAGGAACTCAACCAGGACTAGGAATAGTGCGGGGAAAAGTACGCCGATTTCGTCCAGAACCAGGAATAGCTATTCCCCACATGGGTTGGAATCAACTGCAACTGACTCAACCAAGAAGCATTTTGTGGGAACATTTACCCCATCAACCTTGGGTTTATTTTGTCCATTCCTACTATGTTGAACCAACTGAACCGCAAATTAGAGCAGCAACAGTGACTCATGGTAGTCAAACTGTGACAGCAGCGATCGCTCATGAAAATCTCATGGCGGTTCAATTCCACCCCGAAAAATCCTCTAATATTGGATTGCAAGTTTTATCTAATTTTGTGGCTCAAGTCCGTGAAAAAATCCCTGCTTAA
- the rsmD gene encoding 16S rRNA (guanine(966)-N(2))-methyltransferase RsmD, with protein sequence MSLRIYGNRLLKTLPGQETRPTSARVREAVFNIWQGEIDHCRWLDLCAGSGSMGAEALCRGACLVVGIEQSSRACAIIQQNWQQIANNEQKFQLLRGNVLQQLKKLSGQKFDKIYFDPPYASGLYEPVLEAIAHYQLLDPQGEIAVEHSPNFTPPIIPTWEISRQKVYGNTALTFYRTMEVSESE encoded by the coding sequence ATGAGTTTAAGAATTTACGGGAATCGTCTGTTAAAAACTTTACCAGGGCAAGAGACTAGACCCACCAGTGCGCGAGTACGGGAGGCCGTTTTTAATATTTGGCAGGGAGAAATTGATCATTGTCGCTGGTTAGATTTATGTGCCGGTAGTGGTTCAATGGGTGCAGAGGCTTTATGTAGGGGAGCCTGTTTAGTAGTAGGAATTGAACAGTCAAGTCGAGCCTGTGCCATTATTCAACAAAATTGGCAGCAGATAGCGAATAATGAACAAAAATTTCAATTATTGCGGGGAAATGTCCTGCAACAATTAAAAAAATTATCAGGTCAAAAATTTGACAAAATATATTTTGATCCACCTTATGCCAGTGGTTTATATGAGCCTGTTTTAGAAGCGATCGCTCACTATCAACTTTTAGATCCTCAAGGGGAAATAGCAGTAGAACATAGTCCTAATTTTACACCACCAATCATCCCAACTTGGGAAATCAGCCGCCAAAAAGTTTATGGCAACACAGCACTAACTTTTTACAGAACAATGGAAGTATCGGAAAGCGAGTGA
- the petG gene encoding cytochrome b6-f complex subunit V, with product MVEPLLSGIVLGLIFVTLSGLFYAAYKQYKRPTELGG from the coding sequence GTGGTTGAACCCCTACTCTCAGGTATTGTTCTGGGTCTGATTTTCGTCACTCTTAGCGGACTATTTTACGCTGCCTATAAGCAATACAAGCGTCCTACCGAGTTGGGCGGCTAA
- a CDS encoding c-type cytochrome gives MNNQLIKTETWSQWITLSVLAILIAIPVTIFGVQIVQTSDPYVKNVLSLTGNPVQGKAIFQTNCAGCHGWEAHGLVGPSLQAVSKRKSQYGLIHQVISGETPPMPKFQPSAQEMADLLSYLEGL, from the coding sequence TTGAATAACCAGCTTATCAAAACTGAAACTTGGAGTCAGTGGATCACTTTGTCGGTTTTGGCCATACTCATAGCCATACCCGTAACTATTTTTGGTGTTCAGATAGTTCAAACCTCTGATCCTTACGTCAAAAATGTTTTATCACTGACAGGCAACCCAGTACAGGGAAAGGCTATCTTTCAAACCAACTGCGCTGGGTGTCATGGTTGGGAAGCTCATGGACTCGTTGGACCGAGCTTGCAAGCTGTCTCCAAACGCAAATCTCAATATGGATTGATTCATCAAGTTATTAGCGGTGAAACTCCTCCCATGCCCAAATTCCAGCCCAGCGCCCAAGAAATGGCAGACCTTTTAAGTTATTTAGAAGGTCTTTGA
- a CDS encoding tetratricopeptide repeat protein — MDSLSINSLLEDLKNPDALVREQATRKIWRFWFQQKGIYGLEKIDYSQKLMDAGETAKAEAVLTELIKTQPDFAEAWNRRAFLYYSIGNYQKSLADCQMVVQLNPVHFGALHGMGLCYAAIGKYGEAIEAFQKALKIQPYSLVNQKLILECTLKLS, encoded by the coding sequence ATGGATTCTTTATCTATCAATTCTTTACTGGAAGACTTGAAAAATCCTGATGCTTTAGTTCGTGAGCAAGCAACTCGCAAAATTTGGCGCTTCTGGTTTCAGCAAAAGGGTATATATGGGCTAGAAAAGATTGATTATAGTCAAAAACTAATGGATGCTGGGGAAACAGCCAAAGCTGAAGCAGTTTTAACAGAACTTATTAAAACACAACCAGATTTTGCTGAAGCTTGGAATAGACGCGCTTTTTTATATTACAGCATAGGCAATTATCAAAAATCTCTAGCTGACTGTCAAATGGTTGTGCAGCTAAATCCAGTACACTTTGGCGCACTTCATGGTATGGGTTTGTGTTACGCAGCAATAGGAAAGTATGGTGAAGCTATTGAAGCTTTTCAAAAAGCGTTGAAAATTCAACCTTATTCCTTGGTTAACCAGAAATTGATTCTTGAATGTACTCTTAAACTCAGTTGA